A genomic window from Glycine soja cultivar W05 chromosome 10, ASM419377v2, whole genome shotgun sequence includes:
- the LOC114372387 gene encoding protein FAR-RED IMPAIRED RESPONSE 1-like isoform X2, with translation MGDALNEVQHRGGAPAASPKRDIALLEGDKDFELHNGIEFESHEAAYSFYQEYAKSMGFTTSIKNSRRSKKTKEFIDAKFACSRYGVTPESDSGSSRRPSVKKTDCKACMHVKRKPDGKWIIHEFIKEHNHELLPALAYHFRIHRNMKLAEKNNIDILHAVSERTRKMYVEMSRQSSGCQNIGSFMGDINYQFDRGQYLALDEGDAQVMLEYFKHVQKESPNFFYSIDLNEEQRLRNLFWIDAKSINDYLSFNDVVSFDTTYIKSNDKLPFAPFVGVNHHSQPVLLGCALLADETKPTFVWLMKTWLRAMGGQAPKVIITDQDTTLKTAIEEVFPNVRHCFSLWHILERIPENLSFVIKKHQNFVRKFNKCIFKSWTDEQFDMRWWKMVTRCELHDDIWFQSLYEDRKKWVPTYMGDTFLAGMSTPQRSESMNSFFDKYIHKKITLKEFVKQYGIILQNRYDEEAIADFDTLHKQPALKSPSPWEKQMSTVYTHAIFKKFQVEVLGVAGCQSRIEAGDGTIAKFIVQDYEKDEEFLVTWNELSSEVSCFCRLFEYKGFLCRHGLSVLQRCGCSSVPSHYILKRWTKDAKIKESMADRTRRTQTRVQRYNDLCKRAIDLSEEGSLSEENYNVVFRALVDALKNCVLVNNSNNNGAETSSNAYGHREAEENQVPLALKLNKKRNAARKRKAQLEQDVILVDAQDTLQQMDNLSSDAITLNGYYGTQQNVQGLVQLNLMEPPQDGYYVNQHSMQGLGPLNSMGPSHDGFFGTQQGIHGLGGQLEFRPATTFGYSLHQDEPDPQFHGNSSRNT, from the exons ATGGGTGATGCACTAAATGAAGTGCAGCACAGGGGTGGTGCACCTGCTGCTTCTCCCAAGAGGGACATTGCATTGCTTGAAGGAGACAAAGATTTTGAGCTGCACAATGGCATTGAATTTGAATCCCATGAAGCAGCATATTCATTTTATCAGGAATATGCCAAATCTATGGGATTCACCACTTCAATAAAAAACAGCAGACgctcaaagaaaacaaaagaatttaTTGATGCCAAGTTTGCATGCTCTAGGTATGGAGTTACACCTGAGTCTGACAGTGGCAGCAGTCGAAGACCTAGTGTAAAGAAAACAGATTGCAAAGCTTGCATGCATGTGAAGAGAAAGCCAGATGGAAAGTGGATCATTCATGAATTTATAAAGGAACATAATCATGAACTTTTACCAGCTTTGGCATATCATTTTCGGATTCATAGAAATATGAAATTAGCTGAAAAGAATAATATTGATATCCTGCATGCTGTTAGTGAACGCACCAGAAAGATGTATGTTGAAATGTCTAGGCAATCTAGTGGCTGTCAAAACATTGGGTCTTTCATGGGTGATATAAACTATCAGTTTGACAGAGGCCAGTATTTGGCTTTGGATGAGGGAGATGCCCAAGTTATGCTCGAGTATTTTAAGCATGTACAAAAGGAGAGTCCCAACTTCTTCTATTCTATAGATTTAAATGAAGAGCAGCGCTTAAGAAATCTATTTTGGATTGATGCAAAAAGTATCAATGATTATCTCAGCTTTAACGATGTAGTTTCATTTGATACCACTTACATAAAAAGCAATGACAAGCTGCCATTTGCACCTTTTGTTGGAGTAAACCACCACTCTCAACCTGTATTGCTTGGATGTGCATTGCTTGCAGATGAGACTAAACCAACATTTGTTTGGTTAATGAAGACATGGCTTAGAGCTATGGGTGGGCAAGCTCCCAAAGTTATAATCACTGATCAAGACACAACCTTGAAGACTGCAATTGAAGAAGTCTTTCCAAATGTACGGcattgtttttctctttggCACATACTGGAGAGGATACCTGAAAATCTCTCTTTTGTGATAAAAAAGCATCAGAACTTTGTGCGAAAATTTAACAAGTGCATTTTTAAATCATGGACAGATGAACAGTTTGACATGCGATGGTGGAAAATGGTCACTAGATGTGAACTGCATGATGATATATGGTTTCAGTCATTGTATGAGGACCGGAAAAAGTGGGTGCCAACTTACATGGGGGACACCTTTTTAGCTGGAATGTCTACACCTCAGCGCTCTGAAAGTATGAACTCTTTCTTTGACAAATATATTCATAAGAAAATTACTCTTAAAGAGTTTGTGAAACAATATGGGATAATTCTTCAGAATAGGTATGACGAGGAAGCCATTGCAGATTTTGATACATTGCACAAACAGCCAGCACTTAAATCTCCTTCACCttgggaaaaacaaatgtcaaCAGTTTATACACAtgcaatatttaagaaatttcaaGTGGAAGTTTTGGGTGTAGCTGGCTGTCAATCTAGGATAGAGGCTGGAGATGGCACTATTGCAAAATTTATAGTTCAAGATTATGAGAAGGATGAAGAGTTTTTGGTAACTTGGAATGAGTTGAGCTCAGAGGTCTCTTGCTTTTGTCGATTGTTTGAATATAAAGGTTTCCTTTGCAGGCATGGATTGAGTGTTCTCCAACGTTGTGGTTGTTCAAGTGTTCCATCTCATTATATTTTGAAGAGGTGGACCAAAGATGCCAAAATTAAGGAATCGATGGCAGATAGGACAAGAAGGACACAAACTAGGGTGCAACGTTATAATGACTTGTGTAAACGAGCTATTGATTTGAGTGAAGAAGGATCGTTATCTGAAGAGAATTACAATGTTGTTTTTCGTGCACTTGTTGATGCCTTGAAGAACTGTGTCCTTGTGAATAATTCTAATAACAATGGTGCAGAAACTAGCAGCAATGCCTATGGCCATCGTGAAGCAGAAGAAAATCAGGTTCCTCTTGCTTTGAAACTAAATAAAAAGAGGAATGCAGCTAGGAAAAGAAAG GCACAATTAGAGCAGGATGTTATACTTGTTGATGCTCAAGATACCCTGCAGCAAATG GATAATCTTAGCTCGGATGCAATAACCCTTAATGGATATTATGGTACCCAGCAGAATGTGCAAGGACTG GTACAGTTGAACTTAATGGAGCCACCTCAAGATGGTTACTATGTTAATCAACACAGCATGCAAGGCCTG GGTCCATTGAATTCTATGGGTCCAAGCCATGATGGGTTTTTTGGAACACAGCAAGGCATTCATGGGCTG GGAGGGCAATTGGAATTTCGTCCAGCAACTACTTTTGGATATAGCCTTCATCAG GATGAACCTGATCCCCAGTTTCATGGCAACAGTTCAAGAAATACTTAG
- the LOC114372387 gene encoding protein FAR-RED IMPAIRED RESPONSE 1-like isoform X1 codes for MGDALNEVQHRGGAPAASPKRDIALLEGDKDFELHNGIEFESHEAAYSFYQEYAKSMGFTTSIKNSRRSKKTKEFIDAKFACSRYGVTPESDSGSSRRPSVKKTDCKACMHVKRKPDGKWIIHEFIKEHNHELLPALAYHFRIHRNMKLAEKNNIDILHAVSERTRKMYVEMSRQSSGCQNIGSFMGDINYQFDRGQYLALDEGDAQVMLEYFKHVQKESPNFFYSIDLNEEQRLRNLFWIDAKSINDYLSFNDVVSFDTTYIKSNDKLPFAPFVGVNHHSQPVLLGCALLADETKPTFVWLMKTWLRAMGGQAPKVIITDQDTTLKTAIEEVFPNVRHCFSLWHILERIPENLSFVIKKHQNFVRKFNKCIFKSWTDEQFDMRWWKMVTRCELHDDIWFQSLYEDRKKWVPTYMGDTFLAGMSTPQRSESMNSFFDKYIHKKITLKEFVKQYGIILQNRYDEEAIADFDTLHKQPALKSPSPWEKQMSTVYTHAIFKKFQVEVLGVAGCQSRIEAGDGTIAKFIVQDYEKDEEFLVTWNELSSEVSCFCRLFEYKGFLCRHGLSVLQRCGCSSVPSHYILKRWTKDAKIKESMADRTRRTQTRVQRYNDLCKRAIDLSEEGSLSEENYNVVFRALVDALKNCVLVNNSNNNGAETSSNAYGHREAEENQVPLALKLNKKRNAARKRKAQLEQDVILVDAQDTLQQMDNLSSDAITLNGYYGTQQNVQGLQVQLNLMEPPQDGYYVNQHSMQGLGPLNSMGPSHDGFFGTQQGIHGLGGQLEFRPATTFGYSLHQDEPDPQFHGNSSRNT; via the exons ATGGGTGATGCACTAAATGAAGTGCAGCACAGGGGTGGTGCACCTGCTGCTTCTCCCAAGAGGGACATTGCATTGCTTGAAGGAGACAAAGATTTTGAGCTGCACAATGGCATTGAATTTGAATCCCATGAAGCAGCATATTCATTTTATCAGGAATATGCCAAATCTATGGGATTCACCACTTCAATAAAAAACAGCAGACgctcaaagaaaacaaaagaatttaTTGATGCCAAGTTTGCATGCTCTAGGTATGGAGTTACACCTGAGTCTGACAGTGGCAGCAGTCGAAGACCTAGTGTAAAGAAAACAGATTGCAAAGCTTGCATGCATGTGAAGAGAAAGCCAGATGGAAAGTGGATCATTCATGAATTTATAAAGGAACATAATCATGAACTTTTACCAGCTTTGGCATATCATTTTCGGATTCATAGAAATATGAAATTAGCTGAAAAGAATAATATTGATATCCTGCATGCTGTTAGTGAACGCACCAGAAAGATGTATGTTGAAATGTCTAGGCAATCTAGTGGCTGTCAAAACATTGGGTCTTTCATGGGTGATATAAACTATCAGTTTGACAGAGGCCAGTATTTGGCTTTGGATGAGGGAGATGCCCAAGTTATGCTCGAGTATTTTAAGCATGTACAAAAGGAGAGTCCCAACTTCTTCTATTCTATAGATTTAAATGAAGAGCAGCGCTTAAGAAATCTATTTTGGATTGATGCAAAAAGTATCAATGATTATCTCAGCTTTAACGATGTAGTTTCATTTGATACCACTTACATAAAAAGCAATGACAAGCTGCCATTTGCACCTTTTGTTGGAGTAAACCACCACTCTCAACCTGTATTGCTTGGATGTGCATTGCTTGCAGATGAGACTAAACCAACATTTGTTTGGTTAATGAAGACATGGCTTAGAGCTATGGGTGGGCAAGCTCCCAAAGTTATAATCACTGATCAAGACACAACCTTGAAGACTGCAATTGAAGAAGTCTTTCCAAATGTACGGcattgtttttctctttggCACATACTGGAGAGGATACCTGAAAATCTCTCTTTTGTGATAAAAAAGCATCAGAACTTTGTGCGAAAATTTAACAAGTGCATTTTTAAATCATGGACAGATGAACAGTTTGACATGCGATGGTGGAAAATGGTCACTAGATGTGAACTGCATGATGATATATGGTTTCAGTCATTGTATGAGGACCGGAAAAAGTGGGTGCCAACTTACATGGGGGACACCTTTTTAGCTGGAATGTCTACACCTCAGCGCTCTGAAAGTATGAACTCTTTCTTTGACAAATATATTCATAAGAAAATTACTCTTAAAGAGTTTGTGAAACAATATGGGATAATTCTTCAGAATAGGTATGACGAGGAAGCCATTGCAGATTTTGATACATTGCACAAACAGCCAGCACTTAAATCTCCTTCACCttgggaaaaacaaatgtcaaCAGTTTATACACAtgcaatatttaagaaatttcaaGTGGAAGTTTTGGGTGTAGCTGGCTGTCAATCTAGGATAGAGGCTGGAGATGGCACTATTGCAAAATTTATAGTTCAAGATTATGAGAAGGATGAAGAGTTTTTGGTAACTTGGAATGAGTTGAGCTCAGAGGTCTCTTGCTTTTGTCGATTGTTTGAATATAAAGGTTTCCTTTGCAGGCATGGATTGAGTGTTCTCCAACGTTGTGGTTGTTCAAGTGTTCCATCTCATTATATTTTGAAGAGGTGGACCAAAGATGCCAAAATTAAGGAATCGATGGCAGATAGGACAAGAAGGACACAAACTAGGGTGCAACGTTATAATGACTTGTGTAAACGAGCTATTGATTTGAGTGAAGAAGGATCGTTATCTGAAGAGAATTACAATGTTGTTTTTCGTGCACTTGTTGATGCCTTGAAGAACTGTGTCCTTGTGAATAATTCTAATAACAATGGTGCAGAAACTAGCAGCAATGCCTATGGCCATCGTGAAGCAGAAGAAAATCAGGTTCCTCTTGCTTTGAAACTAAATAAAAAGAGGAATGCAGCTAGGAAAAGAAAG GCACAATTAGAGCAGGATGTTATACTTGTTGATGCTCAAGATACCCTGCAGCAAATG GATAATCTTAGCTCGGATGCAATAACCCTTAATGGATATTATGGTACCCAGCAGAATGTGCAAGGACTG CAGGTACAGTTGAACTTAATGGAGCCACCTCAAGATGGTTACTATGTTAATCAACACAGCATGCAAGGCCTG GGTCCATTGAATTCTATGGGTCCAAGCCATGATGGGTTTTTTGGAACACAGCAAGGCATTCATGGGCTG GGAGGGCAATTGGAATTTCGTCCAGCAACTACTTTTGGATATAGCCTTCATCAG GATGAACCTGATCCCCAGTTTCATGGCAACAGTTCAAGAAATACTTAG